One Dictyoglomus turgidum DSM 6724 DNA window includes the following coding sequences:
- the floA gene encoding flotillin-like protein FloA (flotillin-like protein involved in membrane lipid rafts) produces the protein MNLIWGFLILILVLIFLGVFFSFVPLGLWISALAAGVSIRITDLIGMRLRRVPPGVIINSLIKAHKAGLSEVTLDKLEAHYLAGGNVDKVVNALIAAQRAGIPLTFEKAAAIDLAGRDVLEAVQMSVNPKVIETPVVAAVAKDGIELKAKARVTVRANIERLVGGAGEATIIARVGEGIVTTIGSAESYKEVLENPDSISKTVLAKGLDAGTAFEIVSIDIADVDVGNNVGARLKMDQAEADMRIAQAQAESRRALAIAREQEMKALTQEMRARLIEAEKEVPLAIAEALRSGKIGVLDYYTLKNIIADTAMREAISKLGQKEEEGRKD, from the coding sequence ATGAATTTGATTTGGGGTTTTTTAATTTTAATTTTAGTATTGATATTTCTTGGAGTATTTTTTAGCTTCGTACCTTTAGGTTTATGGATCTCTGCTCTTGCTGCAGGAGTTTCCATAAGAATTACCGATCTAATTGGAATGAGGCTTAGAAGGGTTCCACCTGGAGTAATAATAAACTCCTTAATCAAAGCTCATAAAGCTGGACTTTCAGAGGTGACTCTTGATAAATTAGAAGCTCATTACTTAGCTGGTGGAAATGTAGATAAAGTAGTAAATGCTTTAATTGCTGCCCAGAGAGCAGGTATTCCCTTGACCTTTGAAAAAGCAGCAGCTATAGACCTTGCAGGAAGGGATGTATTAGAAGCAGTACAAATGAGTGTTAATCCAAAAGTTATTGAAACTCCTGTGGTAGCTGCTGTAGCGAAAGACGGTATTGAATTAAAAGCCAAAGCAAGAGTAACAGTAAGAGCAAATATTGAAAGATTAGTAGGAGGAGCAGGAGAAGCTACAATTATAGCAAGAGTTGGAGAAGGAATAGTAACCACTATTGGTTCTGCAGAAAGTTATAAAGAAGTTTTAGAAAATCCAGATAGCATTTCAAAAACAGTACTTGCAAAAGGACTCGATGCGGGAACTGCCTTTGAGATAGTATCTATTGATATAGCTGATGTAGATGTAGGAAATAATGTGGGAGCAAGGTTAAAAATGGATCAAGCAGAAGCTGATATGAGAATCGCACAAGCTCAAGCTGAAAGTAGAAGGGCCCTTGCCATTGCAAGAGAACAGGAAATGAAAGCCCTTACTCAAGAGATGAGAGCAAGATTAATAGAAGCCGAAAAAGAAGTACCCCTTGCTATAGCAGAAGCATTAAGAAGCGGAAAAATTGGAGTCTTAGATTACTATACCCTAAAGAATATAATAGCAGATACTGCAATGAGAGAAGCCATCTCTAAATTAGGACAAAAAGAAGAAGAGGGAAGGAAAGACTAA
- a CDS encoding NfeD family protein: MKKILYTILFSFLLLSFLNAQPQNVYVIPIKGTIELGLASFVERSLKENPNAKAFIFEIDTFGGRVDAAIRIRDAILSTPNLTIAFIKDRAWSAGALIALSCEKIIISPSGSIGAAEPRPAEEKTISALKAEFESTAKKRQRNPKIAAAMVDADEVIPGLKQKGKILTLYAEEAKKWKIADEILEDLDSVLKYFRLEKAKVTNLHPNWAENFVRFITDPTVSSIILTIGMLSLYVAIFTPGLGLPELLALICLGLFFGGHYLAGLAGLEPLILFILGLILIFIEMHTPGFGIPGIAGSISVFLSIYWTIVQKGGTFQALLTGIFVVLSLIIFLAIYLPRSRVWKKFGLSGSQKKELGYTAVQERKDLIGKKGKTITMLRPTGIIEIDGERFEAYSESEFIEPGEEVLVFKVEGNKIFVRRSEK, encoded by the coding sequence TTGAAAAAGATTCTTTACACCATTCTCTTTTCGTTTTTATTGTTATCTTTTCTAAACGCTCAACCCCAAAATGTCTATGTTATACCTATAAAAGGAACTATTGAACTTGGTCTTGCCTCGTTCGTAGAAAGAAGTTTAAAAGAAAATCCTAACGCTAAAGCATTCATCTTTGAAATAGACACCTTTGGGGGCAGAGTAGATGCAGCTATCCGTATAAGAGATGCTATATTATCTACACCTAATTTAACTATCGCCTTTATAAAAGATAGAGCCTGGTCAGCTGGAGCCTTAATAGCATTATCCTGCGAAAAAATTATTATCTCTCCCTCAGGCAGTATTGGAGCTGCAGAGCCGCGTCCAGCAGAAGAGAAAACCATTTCAGCCCTTAAAGCCGAATTTGAAAGTACAGCTAAAAAAAGACAAAGAAACCCTAAAATTGCTGCTGCAATGGTAGATGCTGATGAAGTAATTCCAGGATTAAAACAGAAAGGAAAGATATTAACTCTCTATGCTGAAGAGGCCAAAAAGTGGAAAATTGCTGATGAAATATTAGAAGACTTAGACTCTGTATTAAAGTATTTTCGCTTGGAGAAAGCTAAAGTAACAAACTTACACCCCAATTGGGCTGAAAATTTTGTAAGATTTATCACTGATCCTACTGTATCAAGTATTATCTTGACCATTGGAATGCTATCCTTATATGTGGCCATTTTTACCCCTGGTCTTGGATTACCTGAGCTCTTAGCTTTGATATGTCTGGGACTCTTTTTTGGAGGACATTATCTTGCTGGTCTTGCAGGATTAGAACCCTTAATCCTATTTATCCTTGGGCTTATACTCATATTTATAGAAATGCATACGCCAGGATTCGGAATTCCAGGAATAGCAGGCAGTATTTCAGTGTTCCTTAGTATATACTGGACTATAGTTCAAAAAGGAGGTACCTTTCAAGCCCTACTTACAGGAATCTTTGTAGTGCTTTCTCTCATAATATTTTTAGCAATTTATCTACCAAGAAGCCGTGTTTGGAAAAAGTTTGGCCTTTCTGGAAGTCAAAAGAAAGAGTTAGGTTATACTGCAGTTCAAGAGAGAAAAGATTTGATTGGAAAAAAGGGAAAAACTATTACCATGTTACGTCCCACAGGAATTATAGAGATTGACGGGGAAAGATTTGAGGCCTATTCAGAATCAGAATTTATTGAGCCCGGTGAAGAAGTTTTAGTCTTTAAGGTTGAGGGGAATAAAATCTTTGTAAGGAGGAGTGAGAAATGA
- a CDS encoding nitrate/sulfonate/bicarbonate ABC transporter ATP-binding protein: MELLRLEHITVSFTFPEGEITVLDDINFTVNEGDFIALLGPSGSGKSTILRVIAGLLKPNKGKVYYKGEEIKGVNPGVAMVFQNFALFPWLTVLENVELGLKAKGVPPEERKEKAIKAIDLIGLDGFENAYPKELSGGMKQRVGFARALVMEPDILLLDEPFSALDVLTAENLRNDLIELWIEKRIPTKAIILVTHSIEEAVYMADRIILLSKDPGRIIKEVRIDLPHWRDKKSQEFLDIVDEIYGVLTGKPVERIIAREKRPLHIPQASVGSITGLVELVNDLDGKADIYKLGEELLMDVEDLLPIIEACEILGFAEVKEGDLILTEAGKKFSEADVLERKEIFKEFAIEKVPFLKQIVKVLQSKSNHKVPRSFFLDLLKQHLSPQEAERELDILIDWGRYAELFEYDDDRDELYLPETSELLVNVQKEEE; encoded by the coding sequence ATGGAGCTTTTAAGGCTTGAACATATAACTGTTAGCTTTACATTCCCTGAAGGAGAAATAACAGTACTCGATGATATAAACTTTACAGTAAACGAAGGAGATTTTATCGCTCTACTTGGACCATCAGGTTCTGGAAAATCTACCATCTTAAGAGTAATTGCTGGGCTTTTAAAACCAAACAAGGGGAAAGTATATTACAAGGGTGAAGAGATAAAAGGGGTAAATCCTGGAGTTGCCATGGTTTTTCAAAATTTTGCATTATTTCCATGGCTTACAGTACTTGAGAACGTAGAACTTGGTCTTAAAGCAAAAGGAGTACCACCAGAGGAAAGAAAAGAAAAAGCAATTAAAGCCATAGATCTTATTGGGCTTGATGGTTTTGAGAATGCCTATCCTAAAGAACTTTCTGGAGGAATGAAACAAAGGGTTGGTTTTGCAAGAGCCTTGGTTATGGAGCCTGATATATTACTACTGGATGAGCCCTTTTCTGCTCTTGATGTTTTAACCGCTGAGAACTTAAGAAATGACTTAATAGAACTCTGGATAGAAAAAAGAATTCCTACAAAGGCTATAATTCTTGTAACTCACAGCATTGAAGAGGCAGTATATATGGCAGACAGAATAATACTTCTTAGCAAAGATCCAGGAAGGATAATAAAAGAAGTTAGAATCGATCTACCTCATTGGAGAGATAAAAAATCTCAGGAGTTTTTGGATATCGTAGACGAAATATATGGAGTATTAACTGGAAAACCTGTAGAAAGAATTATAGCAAGAGAAAAGAGACCTCTTCATATACCTCAAGCAAGTGTTGGATCCATAACCGGACTTGTAGAATTAGTAAATGACCTTGATGGAAAGGCTGACATATATAAATTAGGAGAAGAACTTCTTATGGACGTAGAAGACCTCTTACCTATCATTGAAGCTTGCGAGATATTAGGCTTTGCTGAAGTCAAAGAAGGAGATTTAATCCTTACAGAAGCAGGTAAAAAATTTTCAGAAGCAGATGTTTTAGAAAGAAAAGAGATTTTCAAAGAATTCGCTATAGAAAAAGTACCATTTCTAAAGCAAATTGTAAAGGTTTTACAATCAAAATCAAATCATAAAGTACCACGTTCCTTCTTCTTAGATTTATTAAAACAGCACCTTTCACCCCAGGAAGCAGAAAGAGAACTAGATATACTTATAGATTGGGGAAGATATGCAGAGCTCTTTGAATATGACGATGACAGAGATGAACTATATTTACCTGAAACCTCTGAGCTCTTAGTAAATGTTCAAAAAGAGGAAGAATAA
- a CDS encoding ABC transporter permease codes for MSRVIWSPVKYRRFSFGDIIILLFIGSIIYAISSLNTIYSKPTEIISLDLSPQKLPLYSLFSLLRMIFAYFISLVFTIVYAYTAAYKKSLEKILIPLLDILQSIPVLSFLPPVFMAVIAMFPGSKLGLEITSIILIFTGQVWNMVFSFYQSLISIPKDLREAASLLKLNPWQRFWYLELPYAAIGLIWNSMMSWAGGWFFLMACEMFTLTNQNFVLPGLGSYLSFAALKGDLLKIFYGLFALITVIVLLDQLVWRPLLAWSQKFKVEYVQAEGYYSSRVLLWYRRSRIFDFLYKKVIFPLREKLENFFVLYYNKRGTQEGKASIVSKLFITLISLITIALVLRGFIGLLRLIITLPLPMWKNIIYSALLTLLRVTTAVLIALSWTLPLGVRIGMNPKLSRLIQPVVQIVASVPATAIFPVIVMYLINLPGGLNIASIILMLLGTQWYLLFNTIAGGMSIPNDLIEISALLKLSKIDRWRILILPSILPFVVTGGITAMGGAFNASIVSEYIEFQNQIYKIKGLGALITEASSKGDNALLAASTLVMAIMVVTINRLFWKRLFKKSEELLS; via the coding sequence ATGTCCAGGGTAATCTGGTCTCCAGTAAAGTACAGGAGGTTTTCCTTTGGAGATATAATAATACTCCTCTTCATAGGGAGTATTATCTATGCTATATCCTCCCTCAATACCATATATTCAAAGCCTACAGAAATAATTAGTTTAGATTTATCTCCTCAAAAACTTCCCCTTTATTCTCTTTTCTCTTTATTAAGAATGATTTTTGCATACTTTATTTCTTTAGTCTTTACCATTGTTTATGCTTACACTGCTGCTTACAAAAAGAGTCTTGAGAAAATTCTTATACCCCTTCTTGATATATTACAATCTATTCCAGTACTTTCTTTTCTTCCTCCAGTATTTATGGCGGTCATTGCTATGTTTCCAGGTTCAAAATTAGGACTTGAAATTACTTCTATAATTCTTATCTTTACAGGACAAGTATGGAACATGGTCTTCAGTTTTTATCAATCCCTAATTTCTATTCCAAAAGATCTAAGAGAAGCAGCCTCGTTACTTAAGCTAAATCCTTGGCAAAGATTTTGGTATTTAGAGCTTCCTTATGCTGCTATCGGATTAATTTGGAATAGTATGATGTCTTGGGCTGGAGGCTGGTTCTTTTTAATGGCATGCGAAATGTTTACTCTAACTAATCAAAACTTTGTTCTGCCAGGACTTGGATCCTATTTATCCTTCGCAGCTTTAAAAGGGGATCTTTTAAAGATATTTTATGGGCTATTTGCTTTAATTACTGTTATAGTACTCTTAGATCAATTAGTTTGGAGACCCCTTCTTGCCTGGAGTCAAAAATTTAAAGTAGAATATGTTCAGGCAGAAGGATATTATTCTTCAAGAGTACTTTTATGGTATAGAAGATCACGCATTTTTGATTTTTTATATAAAAAGGTTATTTTCCCGTTAAGAGAAAAATTAGAAAACTTTTTTGTGCTTTACTATAACAAAAGAGGAACTCAAGAAGGAAAAGCAAGTATAGTTTCGAAATTATTTATCACCCTTATCTCTCTTATTACGATCGCTTTAGTATTAAGAGGCTTTATTGGACTTTTAAGGTTGATTATAACCTTACCCTTACCTATGTGGAAAAACATAATTTATTCAGCCCTTCTCACTCTTTTAAGAGTTACTACTGCAGTATTAATTGCCCTCTCCTGGACTCTTCCCTTAGGGGTAAGGATTGGTATGAATCCAAAGTTATCAAGATTAATCCAACCTGTAGTTCAAATAGTAGCCTCTGTCCCAGCAACAGCAATTTTCCCGGTAATAGTCATGTACCTTATAAATCTCCCAGGAGGGTTAAATATAGCAAGCATTATATTAATGCTTTTGGGTACCCAATGGTATTTACTTTTTAATACTATTGCAGGAGGTATGTCCATCCCCAATGACCTCATAGAAATAAGTGCATTATTAAAATTAAGTAAAATAGATAGATGGAGAATACTTATCCTTCCATCCATTTTGCCTTTTGTTGTGACCGGCGGTATCACTGCTATGGGAGGAGCTTTTAATGCAAGTATAGTCTCCGAATATATAGAGTTTCAAAATCAAATATACAAAATAAAAGGGCTTGGAGCTCTTATTACCGAAGCGTCAAGCAAAGGTGATAACGCACTTCTTGCAGCAAGTACCCTGGTTATGGCTATTATGGTGGTCACTATAAATAGATTATTCTGGAAAAGACTATTTAAAAAATCCGAAGAGTTATTATCTTAA
- a CDS encoding glycoside hydrolase family 57 protein produces MSKLYVSFIWHMHQPYYKDNSENLSMFPWVRLHGIKNYYNMVSILKEFPKIRQTFNLVPGLLLQIKEYLEGKTTDLWLEKTLKRVSELDDKDKKFILDNFFLLNKEKMGFIFPRFKELYHKKINREEYTPQDFLDLQVLYNLAWFDPDLRKRDSFLNHLVGKGRNFTEEEKRKLIDKQFEILGKLFSLYKTLQESGQIEIIFSPFFHPIMPLLIDINSAKVSTPELPLPFDYFSFIEDAEKQLLLGKDYYKEIFNRESLGIWPSEQAISPEFIKLISKFGIKWFVSDEKVLFKSLGEKIIRDREGFISEPEVLYKPYKINLGGKEVFGVFRDQFLSDRIGFVYMNYSPEDGAKDLYSRLLKIKKSLPQNLEFLVTIALDGENCWEYYDNDGREFLRNLYSLLSDSEEIETTTVKDFIEKTQNFGELNNVFTGSWINADLTTWIGEIEENVAWEYLTITRKLVEKREDQVDWISLMAAEGSDWFWWYGDDQESGYDEIFDDIFRAHLKNVYRSIGKDYPSFLDFPIVFRNPLWRNRKSLIFTPHIDGIITSEDEWALSSLNLLRNNKGKLVTGLYFGYDFKNLYFRLDLKDKAINYLSEDYRIFINFYSKDKTDYTLSLKLEKNPTDNVLIGVKDIIEIGIPWEKFSGFDRRSKIYFEIELYKNTERVEKLEDEEKFFFRIPNLMDEIITKLFLSKNPSQKVEISTILISRKNLYNLYSKINVTQDILQRDFTEVENRDKILKVTKHISLRELLFLIQSINDLRAFGFLNGYVLYPIGKVSKIDGIYVLEPKNILVKFLEKYVEKEKLVIPVEKNKFGRIEIYGLGTGIF; encoded by the coding sequence ATGAGCAAATTATATGTCAGTTTTATATGGCATATGCATCAACCTTATTACAAAGATAATTCTGAGAATTTATCCATGTTTCCCTGGGTTAGACTTCATGGCATAAAGAATTATTACAATATGGTATCCATACTAAAGGAATTTCCCAAGATAAGACAGACTTTTAATTTGGTTCCAGGTTTGCTTTTACAAATAAAGGAATATTTAGAAGGAAAAACCACCGATTTGTGGTTGGAGAAAACCCTTAAAAGGGTTTCTGAATTAGATGACAAAGATAAGAAGTTTATTTTAGATAATTTTTTTCTCCTTAATAAGGAAAAAATGGGATTTATATTTCCACGCTTTAAAGAGCTTTATCATAAAAAAATAAACCGAGAAGAATATACTCCTCAAGATTTTTTAGATTTGCAAGTATTGTATAATCTTGCATGGTTTGATCCTGACTTAAGAAAAAGGGATTCTTTTTTAAATCATTTAGTAGGAAAGGGTAGAAATTTTACCGAGGAGGAAAAAAGAAAACTTATAGATAAGCAATTTGAGATATTAGGGAAGCTCTTTTCTCTTTATAAAACCTTACAGGAATCTGGACAAATTGAGATAATTTTTTCTCCCTTTTTTCATCCCATTATGCCTCTTTTAATAGATATTAATAGTGCTAAAGTGTCTACCCCAGAACTTCCTCTTCCCTTTGATTATTTTTCTTTTATAGAGGATGCTGAAAAGCAGCTTCTTCTTGGAAAGGATTATTACAAGGAGATATTTAATAGAGAATCTTTGGGGATATGGCCCTCAGAACAGGCGATAAGCCCTGAATTTATAAAGCTTATCTCAAAATTTGGTATTAAGTGGTTTGTGTCTGATGAAAAGGTTCTGTTTAAAAGTTTAGGGGAAAAAATAATAAGAGACAGAGAAGGATTTATAAGTGAACCAGAAGTTCTTTATAAGCCTTACAAGATAAATTTAGGAGGTAAAGAGGTATTTGGAGTTTTTAGAGATCAGTTTTTGTCAGATAGAATTGGCTTTGTATATATGAATTATTCTCCTGAAGATGGAGCTAAGGATTTATATTCTCGACTTTTAAAAATAAAAAAGAGTCTACCTCAAAATTTAGAATTTCTTGTAACCATTGCTTTGGATGGTGAAAATTGCTGGGAATACTATGATAATGATGGAAGAGAATTTTTAAGAAACCTTTATAGTTTGCTTTCTGATTCTGAAGAGATTGAAACCACAACGGTAAAAGACTTTATTGAAAAAACTCAAAACTTTGGAGAGCTTAATAATGTCTTTACTGGTTCTTGGATAAATGCGGATCTTACTACTTGGATTGGAGAGATCGAGGAAAATGTAGCATGGGAATATTTAACTATTACGAGAAAGCTTGTGGAGAAAAGGGAAGACCAAGTAGACTGGATAAGCCTTATGGCTGCAGAGGGTAGTGATTGGTTTTGGTGGTACGGGGATGATCAGGAATCAGGATATGACGAAATTTTTGATGATATCTTTAGAGCTCATTTGAAGAACGTATATAGATCTATTGGTAAAGATTATCCTTCATTTCTTGATTTTCCTATTGTTTTTAGAAATCCATTATGGAGGAATAGAAAATCCTTGATTTTTACCCCTCATATTGATGGAATTATAACTTCCGAAGATGAGTGGGCTCTTTCTTCTTTAAATCTATTGAGAAATAATAAGGGCAAATTGGTAACGGGATTGTATTTTGGATATGATTTTAAAAATCTTTATTTTCGGCTTGATTTAAAAGATAAAGCAATAAATTATCTTAGTGAGGATTATCGAATTTTTATCAATTTTTATTCAAAAGATAAAACTGATTATACTTTGAGTCTAAAATTAGAGAAAAACCCCACTGATAATGTTCTAATAGGGGTAAAAGATATAATTGAAATTGGTATTCCTTGGGAAAAATTTTCTGGATTTGATAGAAGGTCAAAGATTTATTTTGAAATTGAGTTATATAAAAATACTGAAAGAGTAGAAAAGCTTGAAGATGAAGAAAAGTTCTTTTTTAGAATTCCTAATTTAATGGATGAAATTATCACAAAGCTATTCCTTTCAAAAAATCCTTCCCAAAAAGTTGAAATTTCAACTATACTTATCAGTAGAAAAAATTTATATAATCTTTACTCCAAGATAAATGTCACTCAGGATATTCTTCAAAGGGATTTTACGGAGGTAGAAAATAGGGATAAAATTTTAAAAGTCACAAAACATATATCTCTGAGGGAGCTTTTATTCCTGATTCAATCCATTAATGATCTTAGAGCTTTTGGTTTTTTAAATGGATATGTTCTTTATCCTATAGGAAAGGTTAGTAAAATAGATGGTATATATGTATTAGAACCTAAAAATATTTTGGTTAAATTTTTAGAAAAGTATGTGGAAAAAGAAAAATTAGTTATTCCTGTTGAGAAGAACAAATTTGGGAGAATAGAAATATATGGATTGGGGACGGGAATTTTTTAA
- the nfi gene encoding deoxyribonuclease V (cleaves DNA at apurinic or apyrimidinic sites), with amino-acid sequence MDWGREFFKWRGYEETVKLQEELSKKIILEDKFKELRYIGGVDTSSLGEKIVGIITILVFKTLELVEISVALSEVNFPYIPGFLSFREGPVILRAWEKLKIKPDLLIFDGQGIAHPRRLGIASHIGYVLDVPSIGCAKNILVGFYKEPDKRKGSFEYIYHKGEIVGAAVRTKDNVKPVFVSLGHKISLNTSIDIILKTSTKYRIPEPVRLAHLYSKRMLNSEIEGEPF; translated from the coding sequence ATGGATTGGGGACGGGAATTTTTTAAGTGGAGAGGATACGAAGAGACAGTAAAGCTTCAAGAAGAGCTGAGTAAAAAGATAATTTTAGAAGATAAGTTTAAGGAGTTAAGATATATTGGAGGAGTAGATACTTCTTCCTTAGGGGAGAAGATAGTAGGGATAATCACTATACTGGTTTTTAAAACTTTGGAGCTTGTAGAAATTTCGGTAGCTCTTTCTGAGGTTAATTTTCCATATATTCCAGGTTTTTTGAGCTTTAGAGAAGGTCCGGTAATCTTAAGGGCTTGGGAAAAATTGAAGATTAAACCTGATCTTCTCATTTTTGATGGACAAGGTATAGCCCATCCTCGAAGATTAGGAATAGCATCTCACATAGGTTATGTTCTTGATGTCCCTTCTATTGGTTGTGCTAAGAATATACTTGTAGGGTTTTATAAAGAGCCAGATAAGAGAAAAGGCTCTTTTGAGTACATTTATCATAAGGGTGAAATTGTTGGGGCTGCTGTAAGAACCAAAGATAATGTAAAACCCGTATTTGTATCCTTAGGACATAAGATTTCTTTAAATACCTCTATCGATATTATTCTAAAAACCTCTACAAAGTATAGAATACCAGAGCCTGTTAGGTTAGCCCATCTTTATAGTAAAAGAATGTTAAATTCGGAAATAGAAGGAGAGCCTTTTTAG
- a CDS encoding DUF763 domain-containing protein: MFKREIAELPLHSGKAPAWLFQRMKKLAREIILIFAIENRTDEFLRKLSDPFWFQALGCILGFDWHSSGLTTTTGAALKEGLGELSHEIGLYIVGGKGKTALNTPEEITKLAEKEGFDPQKWIFISRIVARVDNNAIQDGYQLYHHLLIFTKKGTWCVIQQGMNNKNNFARRYHWLGEELKSFTEEPHKGIITQKFEDYVVNLVAKESKQTQEIITTLMKEDPNKVISLWNKVSLKLPSYHPITPKEIKSENLKKILLKTYEAPPKDFQEVLLKEGVGAKTLRALTLISELVYDAPASIKDPARFSFAHGGKDGHPYPVDKKNYDKTIEILERAIKNAKLGRREELETLKRLSFYFRI; this comes from the coding sequence ATGTTCAAAAGAGAAATTGCAGAATTGCCTCTTCATTCAGGAAAAGCTCCTGCCTGGCTTTTTCAGAGAATGAAAAAGCTTGCAAGAGAGATCATTCTTATTTTTGCCATAGAAAACAGAACAGATGAATTCTTAAGAAAATTATCAGATCCTTTTTGGTTTCAGGCCTTAGGGTGTATTCTCGGTTTTGACTGGCACTCAAGTGGTCTTACTACCACTACTGGTGCCGCCCTTAAAGAGGGGTTAGGAGAGCTGTCCCATGAAATAGGACTTTATATTGTAGGAGGAAAAGGTAAAACTGCTCTTAATACCCCTGAAGAGATAACAAAATTAGCGGAAAAGGAGGGTTTTGATCCTCAAAAGTGGATTTTTATAAGTAGAATTGTAGCAAGGGTGGATAATAACGCTATTCAAGATGGATACCAGTTATATCACCATCTTTTAATTTTCACAAAGAAAGGAACTTGGTGTGTCATACAACAAGGCATGAATAATAAAAATAACTTTGCAAGAAGGTATCATTGGCTTGGGGAGGAGCTAAAAAGCTTTACAGAAGAGCCTCACAAAGGAATAATTACTCAGAAATTTGAGGACTATGTTGTAAACTTAGTAGCAAAAGAAAGTAAACAAACTCAAGAAATTATTACAACTCTTATGAAAGAAGACCCCAATAAAGTAATAAGCTTATGGAATAAAGTTTCTCTGAAACTTCCTTCTTATCATCCCATAACCCCTAAAGAAATAAAATCTGAAAACCTAAAAAAAATTTTGTTAAAAACCTACGAGGCTCCACCAAAGGATTTTCAGGAAGTTCTTCTTAAAGAAGGAGTAGGAGCAAAAACTCTGAGAGCTTTAACCCTGATAAGTGAATTAGTTTATGATGCTCCAGCAAGTATTAAAGACCCCGCAAGATTCTCTTTTGCTCATGGTGGAAAAGATGGACACCCATACCCAGTAGATAAAAAAAATTACGACAAAACCATTGAGATATTAGAAAGAGCAATTAAAAATGCAAAATTAGGAAGAAGAGAAGAACTTGAAACGCTAAAAAGGCTCTCCTTCTATTTCCGAATTTAA
- a CDS encoding DUF192 domain-containing protein, translating into MKKRTVLFFIVFIVLLVITMFSLFSFGKGNLSKFPRGKLLITQEGRSLQIPIEIADKEELWTLGLMYRKSIPWEYGMLFVFPYDTNAGFWMKDTYVPLDIAFISADGIIFNIQRMEPCKDQENCPVYYSPKPYRYALEVKAGFFEKYGFSLGAKIKYWKDGN; encoded by the coding sequence ATGAAAAAAAGAACAGTTCTTTTCTTTATTGTTTTTATAGTTTTATTAGTTATAACCATGTTTTCTCTCTTTTCCTTCGGGAAAGGAAATTTAAGTAAGTTTCCTCGTGGGAAACTTTTAATAACTCAAGAAGGAAGATCTCTACAAATACCTATTGAAATAGCAGATAAGGAGGAATTGTGGACATTGGGGCTTATGTATAGAAAAAGTATTCCGTGGGAATATGGAATGCTTTTTGTATTTCCTTATGATACAAATGCTGGATTTTGGATGAAAGATACCTATGTACCCTTAGATATAGCCTTTATATCAGCAGACGGAATTATTTTTAATATACAAAGAATGGAGCCGTGTAAAGATCAGGAGAATTGTCCTGTTTATTACAGCCCTAAACCTTATAGATATGCTTTAGAGGTAAAGGCTGGATTTTTTGAAAAGTATGGTTTTTCTTTGGGAGCAAAAATCAAGTATTGGAAAGATGGTAATTGA
- a CDS encoding ferredoxin, producing the protein MSAPKVDRDLCIGCGVCASLCPDVFEIDEEGKAIVREGADCESAGCCQDAADSCPVGAITL; encoded by the coding sequence ATGAGTGCACCAAAAGTAGACAGAGATCTTTGTATTGGATGTGGAGTTTGTGCTTCCTTATGTCCTGATGTATTTGAAATTGATGAGGAAGGAAAAGCAATAGTAAGAGAGGGAGCAGACTGTGAATCTGCAGGATGCTGTCAAGACGCTGCAGATTCTTGTCCAGTAGGAGCTATAACTCTCTGA